The following are from one region of the Pseudorasbora parva isolate DD20220531a chromosome 12, ASM2467924v1, whole genome shotgun sequence genome:
- the LOC137094530 gene encoding immunoglobulin-like and fibronectin type III domain-containing protein 1 isoform X1 yields MMKKAKVLDPTAAGQGGPEILPTRRQGIKKRSKVPGVMITQYVEELPEGMTTPDFTRKPIALTIQEGKLAIFKAKVSGNPTPTVTWRRAKGEMNDPQKFQNKYDPTTNEHTLEIPKVSIDEADTYKCYASNEYGKAVCTVVLNIIEVGFKKNKEMQKAEEAVTGDPTEFRKRLRKGAVKSQEKKEGDIDDSVWELLLSADKKDYERICSEYGITNFRHMLKKLVEMKKEREEEQAQFIEHLSNLKPIEVKAEGAATIELEMELKDPNSRIFLYKDGVMIPYSKDVEAEVKHCLKKVGKKYVFTVKNLNPEDAGIYQVDVEGVNIFSTDFKIPPVDFALKIKEVTAEEREDAIFECVLTQPINEIVWTLKNTPLSNNDKYEITSSEDKLIHRLRIIDCMPLDAGIYAALAGIKSCSAWLIVEADKDPATKGKKKARKTTQAGGAGDELQKIAAEQAEKHKKEMAESLEAAKKLQAEREAAQAEAKAKAAAEAEAAKAAAQAAAAAAAADAAKAAKDALAAAKAKGMSEAEAKASADAAARDAAAKAKAKAEEEARKQAELKALSEGLSAEQSAAAGAAAAAAMAAQTARLEKGAAGDTGEGGGAGGAGGAGEAGGAGEAGGAGGAGGADGAGGAGGADGAGGAGGADGAGGADGAGGAGGADGAGGADGAGGAGGAGGAGGSGGNGGDGGGDEEGKKRQRAGPLVPETVIDPGVHFAAGLEDCKAIVGEEAELICKLSKADCEGVWSKDGDEITDATEGMTISKDGVIHKLKIAKVTEEFAGKYRFEADGRKTECVIAVEDPPRFDAKEIEAFSKPVVIKHNQKATFKIPFIGREPCKVQWYKDGEEIAPDSHCKIEISEGESRLLLTKLQRKDTGEIKIKIKNEFGAVEAISNLVVLDKPTPPLGPLEIVEASSNCIEIKWRPPKDDGGCPIKNYVLERNQIGRNTWKKIGQIKGDAHYKDSDVDHGRRYCYRIRAQTEEGTSELMETEDVQAGTKAYPGQPSAPKVDSAFKNCINLTWTPPTNTGGTNILGYNLEKRKKGSNLWGQVNPPEQPIQAKKYAVKDVVEGMEYEFRVSAINISGAGEPSHPSEFVFARDPKKPPGKVIDLKVTDSSYTTLSLSWTKPKENPGVQDEAKGYFVDIRPAENPEWDRCNSNPIIMTTYTVKGMKSMAMYWVRVIAANEGGEGEPQELDNYILAMPPPVRPRFTDAKIKSFMVVRAGNSARFSINFEASPCPDVTWLKDGIPVSKRITISNAEGCSQILIPSAERSDTGIYTILVKNIVGQETFSVEIRVTDEPKPPGPVELDENVPGTVTVSWEPSPDEKRDDRLHYTVTKRDSSKRTWHTVADRIFNNRFTACNIMPGREYQFRVYSKNDIGLSAPSESAKWLITCKKEKFTLNIPESKTCNLERPPRFMVPLKIHTAPQGYECYMSCAVRGDPSPHITWYRDNVSLNTNTNYLITNTCGVCSLLILRVGPKDTGEYKITAENALGRAECSTNLTVRE; encoded by the exons GAAAGCTGGCCATTTTTAAAGCCAAAGTGAGTGGAAACCCAACACCAACTGTAACCTGGCGTAGAGCTAAAGGAGAAATGAACGATCCCCAAAAGTTTCAGAACAAATATGACCCCACAACTAATGAACACACTTTGGAG ATACCTAAAGTCAGCATTGATGAAGCCGACACTTACAAATGCTACGCCTCAAATGAATATGGAAAGGCTGTTTGCACTGTTGTCCTAAATATCATTGAAG TTGGattcaaaaaaaacaaagaaatgcaAAAGGCTGAAGAAG CTGTAACAGGTGACCCAACAGAGTTCAGAAAGAGGCTCAGGAAAGG CGCTGTCAAAAGTCAGGAGAAAAAGGAAGGGGACATTGACGACTCGGTTTGGGAATTGCTGCTGAGTGCTGACAAGAAAGACTACGAACGAATTTGCTCAGAGTATGGAATCACTAATTTCCGTCACATGCTGAAAAAACTGGTCGAGATGAAGAAGGAAAGAGAAGAGGAGCAGGCACAG TTCATTGAACATCTCAGTAATCTCAAACCCATTGAGGTGAAGGCTGAGGGTGCTGCAACCATTGAACTGGAGATGGAGCTCAAAGACCCAAACAGTCGCATATTTCTGTACAAG GATGGTGTAATGATTCCATACAGCAAAGACGTTGAAGCAGAAGTGAAGCACTGTCTTAAAAAAGTTGGCAAGAAGTATGTCTTTACTGTTAAAAATCTCAATCCAGAAGATGCCGGAATCTATCAAGTGGATGTTGAGGGAGTCAATATCTTTTCAACGGATTTCAAGA TTCCCCCAGTGGACTTCGCCCTGAAGATTAAGGAGGTGACAGCCGAAGAGAGAGAGGATGCCATCTTTGAGTGTGTCTTAACTCAGCCCATTAATGAGATTGTTTGGACCCTAAAAAATACACCTCTCTCTAACAATGACAAATATGAGATTACTTCTTCAGAGGATAAACTGATCCACCGTCTGAGAATCATTGATTGTATGCCGCTGGATGCTGGAATCTATGCTGCTCTTGCCGGCATTAAGTCTTGCAGTGCTTGGCTGATTGTAGAAG CTGACAAAGATCCTGCAACAAAGGGCAAGAAGAAAGCCCGTAAAACCACTCAGGCCGGCGGTGCTGGAGACGAGTTGCAGAAGATTGCTGCCGAGCAGGCTGAGAAGCACAAGAAGGAAATGGCCGAATCTTTGGAGGCAGCTAAGAAGCTCCAGGCTGAACGAGAGGCCGCACAAGCTGAAGCCAAAGCCAAGGCTGCAGCTGAAGCCGAAGCTGCAAAAGCGGCTGCACAGGCAGCTGCAGCTGCTGCAGCCGCAGATGCTGCAAAAGCTGCAAAGGATGCCCTTGCTGCAGCTAAAGCCAAAGGTATGTCTGAGGCCGAAGCTAAAGCCTCAGCAGATGCAGCGGCACGGGATGCAGCAGCTAAAGCCAAAGCCAAAGCTGAAGAAGAGGCCAGGAAGCAGGCTGAACTCAAGGCCTTAAGTGAAGGCCTGAGTGCTGAGCAATCGGCTGCGGCGGGGGCTGCGGCAGCTGCTGCAATGGCCGCACAGACAGCAAGGCTTGAGAAAGGGGCCGCAGGAGATACTGGAGAAGGTGGAGGAGCCGGAGGTGCTGGTGGAGCCGGAGAGGCTGGTGGAGCTGGTGAAGCCGGAGGGGCTGGTGGAGCTGGTGGAGCTGATGGAGCTGGAGGGGCAGGTGGAGCTGATGGAGCTGGAGGGGCTGGTGGAGCTGATGGAGCTGGTGGAGCAGATGGAGCTGGAGGGGCTGGTGGAGCAGATGGAGCTGGTGGAGCAGATGGAGCTGGTGGAGCCGGTGGTGCTGGCGGGGCTGGAGGCTCTGGAGGAAACGGGGGTGATGGAGGAGGAGACGAAGAAGGAAAAAAGCGCCAGCGGGCAGGACCTCTTGTCCCTGAGACTGTTATAG ATCCTGGTGTTCACTTTGCTGCTGGGCTGGAAGACTGCAAAGCTATTGTGGGAGAGGAAGCCGAACTGATCTGCAAACTCAGCAAAGCTGACTGTGAGGGTGTCTGGTCCAAAGATGGTGATGAG ATTACTGATGCCACTGAGGGTATGACCATTAGTAAAGATGGAGTCATTCACAAACTGAAAATTGCCAAAGTAACAGAAGAATTTGCTGGAAAATATCGATTCGAGGCTGATGGACGTAAAACCGAATGTGTGATTGCAGTTGAAG ATCCACCAAGATTTGATGCCAAGGAAATTGAAGCGTTTTCAAAACCAGTTGTGATCAAACACAATCAGAAAGCCACCTTTAAAATTCCATTTATTGGCCGCGAGCCATGCAAAGTTCAGTGGTACAAAGATGGTGAAGAGATCGCGCCAGACTCTCACTGCAAGATTGAGATTTCAGAGGGAGAAAGCCGTCTGCTTCTAACCAAATTACAGCGTAAAGACACTGGggaaatcaaaatcaaaatcaaaaatgaGTTTGGCGCAGTGGAAGCTATTTCTAACCTAGTTGTACTAG ATAAACCTACCCCCCCACTGGGACCTCTGGAAATCGTTGAAGCATCTTCCAACTGCATCGAGATCAAGTGGAGACCTCCAAAAGACGACGGTGGTTGCCCTATTAAAAATTACGTACTTGAACGCAACCAAATTGGACGCAACACATGGAAAAAAATAGGCCAGATCAAAGGCGATGCCCACTATAAAGACAGTGATGTTGACCATGGAAGGAGATACTGCTATCGAATCAGAGCCCAGACTGAAGAAGGCACCAGTGAACTGATGGAGACGGAGGATGTGCAGGCTGGCACTAAAG CATATCCTGGTCAGCCATCTGCTCCTAAAGTAGACAGTGCCTTCAAAAACTGCATCAACCTGACATGGACTCCCCCGACCAATACTGGAGGAACCAATATTTTGGGTTATAATTTAGAGAAACGCAAGAAGGGCAGCAACTTGTGGGGCCAAGTCAATCCACCAGAGCAGCCAATACAAG CAAAGAAATATGCTGTAAAAGATGTAGTTGAAGGAATGGAGTATGAGTTCCGTGTGTCCGCCATCAACATATCTGGAGCTGGTGAACCAAGTCACCCCTCAGAATTTGTGTTTGCAAGAGATCCAAAAA AACCCCCTGGTAAAGTCATTGACCTTAAAGTGACGGACTCCTCCTACACTACTTTATCCTTGTCTTGGACAAAACCAAAAGAAAACCCTGGGGTTCAGGATGAGGCCAAGGGGTACTTTGTCGATATCAGACCTGCTGAGAACCCAGAGTGGGATAGATGCAACTCAAATCCCATCATCATGAccacctacactgtaaaaggAATGAAATCAATGGCCATGTATTGGGTTAGAGTGATCGCTGCCAATGAAGGTGGAGAAGGAGAGCCACAAGAACTGGACAACTACATCTTGGCTATGCCTCCTCCAG tgAGACCAAGATTTACAGATGCTAAGATTAAGAGTTTCATGGTGGTTAGAGCTGGAAATTCTGCACGATTCAGCATCAACTTTGAG GCTTCCCCTTGTCCTGATGTCACCTGGCTTAAAGATGGTATCCCTGTGTCCAAACGTATCACTATTAGCAATGCTGAGGGATGCTCTCAGATCCTGATCCCATCTGCAGAGCGTTCCGATACAGGAATCTATACCATCTTAGTAAAGAACATCGTGGGACAAGAGACCTTTAGTGTTGAAATCAGAGTTACAG ACGAGCCAAAGCCCCCAGGTCCCGTAGAGTTGGATGAGAACGTCCCGGGCACAGTGACAGTTTCCTGGGAACCATCCCCAGATGAGAAACGCGATGATCGCCTGCATTACACAGTGACCAAGAGAGACTCCAGCAAGAGGACCTGGCACACTGTAGCAGACCGTATCTTCAACAACCGTTTCACAGCCTGTAACATCATGCCAGGGAGAGAATACCAGTTCCGTGTGTACTCCAAAAATGACATTGGCCTGTCTGCCCCTTCTGAGTCAGCAAAATGGCTGATCACATGCAAGAAAG AAAAATTCACACTGAACATCCCAGAGTCCAAGACCTGCAACTTAGAGAGGCCTCCAAGGTTTATGGTCCCCCTGAAAATCCACACAGCCCCACAAGGCTACGAGTGCTACATGAGCTGTGCCGTGAGAGGAGACCCCAGCCCTCACATCACGTGGTACCGAGACAATGTCAGCCTCAACACTAACACCAACTACTTAATAACTAACACCTGTGGAGTGTGCTCCTTGCTCATCCTCAGGGTTGGACCCAAAGACACGGGAGAGTATAAAATCACTGCTGAGAATGCTCTGGGAAGAGCAGAGTGCTCCACCAATCTCACAGTGAGAG aaTAA
- the LOC137094530 gene encoding immunoglobulin-like and fibronectin type III domain-containing protein 1 isoform X2 yields the protein MMKKAKVLDPTAAGQGGIKKRSKVPGVMITQYVEELPEGMTTPDFTRKPIALTIQEGKLAIFKAKVSGNPTPTVTWRRAKGEMNDPQKFQNKYDPTTNEHTLEIPKVSIDEADTYKCYASNEYGKAVCTVVLNIIEVGFKKNKEMQKAEEAVTGDPTEFRKRLRKGAVKSQEKKEGDIDDSVWELLLSADKKDYERICSEYGITNFRHMLKKLVEMKKEREEEQAQFIEHLSNLKPIEVKAEGAATIELEMELKDPNSRIFLYKDGVMIPYSKDVEAEVKHCLKKVGKKYVFTVKNLNPEDAGIYQVDVEGVNIFSTDFKIPPVDFALKIKEVTAEEREDAIFECVLTQPINEIVWTLKNTPLSNNDKYEITSSEDKLIHRLRIIDCMPLDAGIYAALAGIKSCSAWLIVEADKDPATKGKKKARKTTQAGGAGDELQKIAAEQAEKHKKEMAESLEAAKKLQAEREAAQAEAKAKAAAEAEAAKAAAQAAAAAAAADAAKAAKDALAAAKAKGMSEAEAKASADAAARDAAAKAKAKAEEEARKQAELKALSEGLSAEQSAAAGAAAAAAMAAQTARLEKGAAGDTGEGGGAGGAGGAGEAGGAGEAGGAGGAGGADGAGGAGGADGAGGAGGADGAGGADGAGGAGGADGAGGADGAGGAGGAGGAGGSGGNGGDGGGDEEGKKRQRAGPLVPETVIDPGVHFAAGLEDCKAIVGEEAELICKLSKADCEGVWSKDGDEITDATEGMTISKDGVIHKLKIAKVTEEFAGKYRFEADGRKTECVIAVEDPPRFDAKEIEAFSKPVVIKHNQKATFKIPFIGREPCKVQWYKDGEEIAPDSHCKIEISEGESRLLLTKLQRKDTGEIKIKIKNEFGAVEAISNLVVLDKPTPPLGPLEIVEASSNCIEIKWRPPKDDGGCPIKNYVLERNQIGRNTWKKIGQIKGDAHYKDSDVDHGRRYCYRIRAQTEEGTSELMETEDVQAGTKAYPGQPSAPKVDSAFKNCINLTWTPPTNTGGTNILGYNLEKRKKGSNLWGQVNPPEQPIQAKKYAVKDVVEGMEYEFRVSAINISGAGEPSHPSEFVFARDPKKPPGKVIDLKVTDSSYTTLSLSWTKPKENPGVQDEAKGYFVDIRPAENPEWDRCNSNPIIMTTYTVKGMKSMAMYWVRVIAANEGGEGEPQELDNYILAMPPPVRPRFTDAKIKSFMVVRAGNSARFSINFEASPCPDVTWLKDGIPVSKRITISNAEGCSQILIPSAERSDTGIYTILVKNIVGQETFSVEIRVTDEPKPPGPVELDENVPGTVTVSWEPSPDEKRDDRLHYTVTKRDSSKRTWHTVADRIFNNRFTACNIMPGREYQFRVYSKNDIGLSAPSESAKWLITCKKEKFTLNIPESKTCNLERPPRFMVPLKIHTAPQGYECYMSCAVRGDPSPHITWYRDNVSLNTNTNYLITNTCGVCSLLILRVGPKDTGEYKITAENALGRAECSTNLTVRE from the exons GAAAGCTGGCCATTTTTAAAGCCAAAGTGAGTGGAAACCCAACACCAACTGTAACCTGGCGTAGAGCTAAAGGAGAAATGAACGATCCCCAAAAGTTTCAGAACAAATATGACCCCACAACTAATGAACACACTTTGGAG ATACCTAAAGTCAGCATTGATGAAGCCGACACTTACAAATGCTACGCCTCAAATGAATATGGAAAGGCTGTTTGCACTGTTGTCCTAAATATCATTGAAG TTGGattcaaaaaaaacaaagaaatgcaAAAGGCTGAAGAAG CTGTAACAGGTGACCCAACAGAGTTCAGAAAGAGGCTCAGGAAAGG CGCTGTCAAAAGTCAGGAGAAAAAGGAAGGGGACATTGACGACTCGGTTTGGGAATTGCTGCTGAGTGCTGACAAGAAAGACTACGAACGAATTTGCTCAGAGTATGGAATCACTAATTTCCGTCACATGCTGAAAAAACTGGTCGAGATGAAGAAGGAAAGAGAAGAGGAGCAGGCACAG TTCATTGAACATCTCAGTAATCTCAAACCCATTGAGGTGAAGGCTGAGGGTGCTGCAACCATTGAACTGGAGATGGAGCTCAAAGACCCAAACAGTCGCATATTTCTGTACAAG GATGGTGTAATGATTCCATACAGCAAAGACGTTGAAGCAGAAGTGAAGCACTGTCTTAAAAAAGTTGGCAAGAAGTATGTCTTTACTGTTAAAAATCTCAATCCAGAAGATGCCGGAATCTATCAAGTGGATGTTGAGGGAGTCAATATCTTTTCAACGGATTTCAAGA TTCCCCCAGTGGACTTCGCCCTGAAGATTAAGGAGGTGACAGCCGAAGAGAGAGAGGATGCCATCTTTGAGTGTGTCTTAACTCAGCCCATTAATGAGATTGTTTGGACCCTAAAAAATACACCTCTCTCTAACAATGACAAATATGAGATTACTTCTTCAGAGGATAAACTGATCCACCGTCTGAGAATCATTGATTGTATGCCGCTGGATGCTGGAATCTATGCTGCTCTTGCCGGCATTAAGTCTTGCAGTGCTTGGCTGATTGTAGAAG CTGACAAAGATCCTGCAACAAAGGGCAAGAAGAAAGCCCGTAAAACCACTCAGGCCGGCGGTGCTGGAGACGAGTTGCAGAAGATTGCTGCCGAGCAGGCTGAGAAGCACAAGAAGGAAATGGCCGAATCTTTGGAGGCAGCTAAGAAGCTCCAGGCTGAACGAGAGGCCGCACAAGCTGAAGCCAAAGCCAAGGCTGCAGCTGAAGCCGAAGCTGCAAAAGCGGCTGCACAGGCAGCTGCAGCTGCTGCAGCCGCAGATGCTGCAAAAGCTGCAAAGGATGCCCTTGCTGCAGCTAAAGCCAAAGGTATGTCTGAGGCCGAAGCTAAAGCCTCAGCAGATGCAGCGGCACGGGATGCAGCAGCTAAAGCCAAAGCCAAAGCTGAAGAAGAGGCCAGGAAGCAGGCTGAACTCAAGGCCTTAAGTGAAGGCCTGAGTGCTGAGCAATCGGCTGCGGCGGGGGCTGCGGCAGCTGCTGCAATGGCCGCACAGACAGCAAGGCTTGAGAAAGGGGCCGCAGGAGATACTGGAGAAGGTGGAGGAGCCGGAGGTGCTGGTGGAGCCGGAGAGGCTGGTGGAGCTGGTGAAGCCGGAGGGGCTGGTGGAGCTGGTGGAGCTGATGGAGCTGGAGGGGCAGGTGGAGCTGATGGAGCTGGAGGGGCTGGTGGAGCTGATGGAGCTGGTGGAGCAGATGGAGCTGGAGGGGCTGGTGGAGCAGATGGAGCTGGTGGAGCAGATGGAGCTGGTGGAGCCGGTGGTGCTGGCGGGGCTGGAGGCTCTGGAGGAAACGGGGGTGATGGAGGAGGAGACGAAGAAGGAAAAAAGCGCCAGCGGGCAGGACCTCTTGTCCCTGAGACTGTTATAG ATCCTGGTGTTCACTTTGCTGCTGGGCTGGAAGACTGCAAAGCTATTGTGGGAGAGGAAGCCGAACTGATCTGCAAACTCAGCAAAGCTGACTGTGAGGGTGTCTGGTCCAAAGATGGTGATGAG ATTACTGATGCCACTGAGGGTATGACCATTAGTAAAGATGGAGTCATTCACAAACTGAAAATTGCCAAAGTAACAGAAGAATTTGCTGGAAAATATCGATTCGAGGCTGATGGACGTAAAACCGAATGTGTGATTGCAGTTGAAG ATCCACCAAGATTTGATGCCAAGGAAATTGAAGCGTTTTCAAAACCAGTTGTGATCAAACACAATCAGAAAGCCACCTTTAAAATTCCATTTATTGGCCGCGAGCCATGCAAAGTTCAGTGGTACAAAGATGGTGAAGAGATCGCGCCAGACTCTCACTGCAAGATTGAGATTTCAGAGGGAGAAAGCCGTCTGCTTCTAACCAAATTACAGCGTAAAGACACTGGggaaatcaaaatcaaaatcaaaaatgaGTTTGGCGCAGTGGAAGCTATTTCTAACCTAGTTGTACTAG ATAAACCTACCCCCCCACTGGGACCTCTGGAAATCGTTGAAGCATCTTCCAACTGCATCGAGATCAAGTGGAGACCTCCAAAAGACGACGGTGGTTGCCCTATTAAAAATTACGTACTTGAACGCAACCAAATTGGACGCAACACATGGAAAAAAATAGGCCAGATCAAAGGCGATGCCCACTATAAAGACAGTGATGTTGACCATGGAAGGAGATACTGCTATCGAATCAGAGCCCAGACTGAAGAAGGCACCAGTGAACTGATGGAGACGGAGGATGTGCAGGCTGGCACTAAAG CATATCCTGGTCAGCCATCTGCTCCTAAAGTAGACAGTGCCTTCAAAAACTGCATCAACCTGACATGGACTCCCCCGACCAATACTGGAGGAACCAATATTTTGGGTTATAATTTAGAGAAACGCAAGAAGGGCAGCAACTTGTGGGGCCAAGTCAATCCACCAGAGCAGCCAATACAAG CAAAGAAATATGCTGTAAAAGATGTAGTTGAAGGAATGGAGTATGAGTTCCGTGTGTCCGCCATCAACATATCTGGAGCTGGTGAACCAAGTCACCCCTCAGAATTTGTGTTTGCAAGAGATCCAAAAA AACCCCCTGGTAAAGTCATTGACCTTAAAGTGACGGACTCCTCCTACACTACTTTATCCTTGTCTTGGACAAAACCAAAAGAAAACCCTGGGGTTCAGGATGAGGCCAAGGGGTACTTTGTCGATATCAGACCTGCTGAGAACCCAGAGTGGGATAGATGCAACTCAAATCCCATCATCATGAccacctacactgtaaaaggAATGAAATCAATGGCCATGTATTGGGTTAGAGTGATCGCTGCCAATGAAGGTGGAGAAGGAGAGCCACAAGAACTGGACAACTACATCTTGGCTATGCCTCCTCCAG tgAGACCAAGATTTACAGATGCTAAGATTAAGAGTTTCATGGTGGTTAGAGCTGGAAATTCTGCACGATTCAGCATCAACTTTGAG GCTTCCCCTTGTCCTGATGTCACCTGGCTTAAAGATGGTATCCCTGTGTCCAAACGTATCACTATTAGCAATGCTGAGGGATGCTCTCAGATCCTGATCCCATCTGCAGAGCGTTCCGATACAGGAATCTATACCATCTTAGTAAAGAACATCGTGGGACAAGAGACCTTTAGTGTTGAAATCAGAGTTACAG ACGAGCCAAAGCCCCCAGGTCCCGTAGAGTTGGATGAGAACGTCCCGGGCACAGTGACAGTTTCCTGGGAACCATCCCCAGATGAGAAACGCGATGATCGCCTGCATTACACAGTGACCAAGAGAGACTCCAGCAAGAGGACCTGGCACACTGTAGCAGACCGTATCTTCAACAACCGTTTCACAGCCTGTAACATCATGCCAGGGAGAGAATACCAGTTCCGTGTGTACTCCAAAAATGACATTGGCCTGTCTGCCCCTTCTGAGTCAGCAAAATGGCTGATCACATGCAAGAAAG AAAAATTCACACTGAACATCCCAGAGTCCAAGACCTGCAACTTAGAGAGGCCTCCAAGGTTTATGGTCCCCCTGAAAATCCACACAGCCCCACAAGGCTACGAGTGCTACATGAGCTGTGCCGTGAGAGGAGACCCCAGCCCTCACATCACGTGGTACCGAGACAATGTCAGCCTCAACACTAACACCAACTACTTAATAACTAACACCTGTGGAGTGTGCTCCTTGCTCATCCTCAGGGTTGGACCCAAAGACACGGGAGAGTATAAAATCACTGCTGAGAATGCTCTGGGAAGAGCAGAGTGCTCCACCAATCTCACAGTGAGAG aaTAA
- the LOC137093752 gene encoding uncharacterized protein, with protein MLINLKFTSKIMIGNSNTPSPVPGVSREHCKQEGEAAGHTRVRQGPLIPDTVIGGGNPSDKETPSGSGNPSGSGNTSGSSNPSGSGNPSDSGNPSGSDNPSGSENSSGAGGASGSGDPPGPGKPPGPGGPTGGSTEATEEEKDAEDEKDESAKAGKRSGRKKHGVQVPETVVGSNI; from the exons ATGTTGATTAATTTAAAGTTTACATCAAAAATCATGATAGGAAACTCAAACACGCCCAGCCCAGTTCCAGGTGTGAGCAGGGAGCATTGTAAGCAGGAAGGGGAAGCTGCGGGCCATACCCGTGTAAGGCAAGGCCCACTGATACCAGACACAGTGATTG GTGGAGGTAACCCATCAGATAAAGAAACCCCATCAGGGTCTGGCAACCCATCAGGTTCCGGTAACACATCAGGTTCGAGTAATCCATCAGGTTCCGGTAACCCATCAGATTCAGGAAACCCATCCGGTTCTGACAACCCTTCAGGCTCCGAGAACTCATCCGGGGCCGGTGGTGCATCAGGTTCTGGGGACCCACCAGGACCCGGGAAGCCACCAGGTCCTGGAGGCCCAACAGGGGGAAGCACTGAAGCAACGGAGGAAGAAAAAGATGCTGAAGATGAAAAGGATGAGTCAGCTAAAGCTGGCAAGCGTTCAGGCCGTAAAAAACATGGCGTACAGGTTCCGGAGACAGTTGTTG GATCAAACATCTAA